A single window of Watersipora subatra chromosome 11, tzWatSuba1.1, whole genome shotgun sequence DNA harbors:
- the LOC137407824 gene encoding uncharacterized protein — translation MADEVPTADEVPTADEVPTADEVPTADEVPTADEVPAADEVPTADEVPTADEVPTADEVPTADEVPTADEVPTADEVPTADEVPIADEVPTADEVPTADEVPTADEVPTADEVPTADEVPTADEVPTADEVPAADEVPTADEVPTADEVPTADEVPTADEVPTADEVPTADEVPTADEVPIADEVPTADEVPTADEVPTADEVPTADEVSTADEASRETDKWKFPLFLLDDKAWQGIRMLALDLKQED, via the exons ATGGCAGATGAGGTACCCACGGCAGATGAGGTACCCACCGCAGATGAGGTGCCCACAGCAGATGAGGTACCCACCGCAGATGAGGTACCCACAGCAGATGAGGTACCCGCCGCAGATGAGGTACCCACAGCAGATGAGGTACCCACGGCAGATGAGGTACCCACGGCAGATGAGGTACCCACGGCAGATGAGGTACCCACAGCAGATGAGGTACCCACCGCAGATGAGGTACCCACAGCAGATGAGGTACCCATCGCAGATGAGGTACCCACGGCAGATGAGGTACCCACGGCAGATGAGGTACCCACGGCAGATGAGGTACCCACAGCAGATGAGGTGCCCACAGCAGATGAGGTACCCACCGCAGATGAGGTACCCACGGCAGATGAGGTACCCGCCGCAGATGAGGTACCCACAGCAGATGAGGTACCCACGGCAGATGAGGTACCCACGGCAGATGAGGTACCCACGGCAGATGAGGTACCCACAGCAGATGAGGTACCCACCGCAGATGAGGTACCCACAGCAGATGAGGTACCCATCGCAGATGAGGTACCCACGGCAGATGAGGTACCCACGGCAGATGAGGTACCCACGGCAGATGAGGTACCCACAGCAGATGAGGTATCCACGGCAGATGAG GCAAGCCGTGAAACAGACAAATGGAAATTTCCTCTTTTCCTTTTGGATGACAAAGCATGGCAAGGCATTAGGATGCTGGCATTAGACTTGAAACAAGAAGATTAA